The proteins below come from a single Eubacterium limosum genomic window:
- a CDS encoding DUF6674 family protein translates to MSVDTELGREISQIINIILQEVIQMQRERQYNEEQVKRSKVESEKAALVKKMNDDTRNSLEKIDSLLKQNDELVSQYGASIGDYIDEGLAEVIDSEMQVNKAMEGVYNRAQENMWPETGQHTDLLTLSRPAINAYVEICRNADEKLASADQEARKTRPLELTLLDTLANKDYPEKAEDLEDISWHWIANEDITNTIKERDILLNAARYSGNLRMNLAAAEEGKTNPPENPAPDVSREPLQSEFTTEQDKNKISTMEVKAPEMQDNMAKGQDLASHVSEDPHVTNPDHTANIEDKVQQLPRNTAAVGNTTKLNDRAEELSLESVGNQQNIVPDKSVQDIPAEKKELHEEPEVKAIIGVLDANDPLTRRTFEALLTCVSTMEVHVKSLSEETIRLRQEIKEMQPSPEKEMVQQENRNMEDQVVVMQQDVIGLKRGILEGCRKALDNFKQHGKKALKDFLSFLHIDSALEKAQEHVTVNLRENDQTLKEIEAITKEYHKSGQHLKNTGRMIAGKEPIADIKGPGIISKAVTAHFKAERSCLNKLDSSIRKALENIKGLSPEQIKEDSSMNRIYNIIQGDDAEDRNDEAEEIFDEETEENTQESVEKSADAEVVSHGIFSGLENIEAIDANILSKDNSQDDDIER, encoded by the coding sequence ATGTCAGTTGATACTGAATTAGGACGGGAAATATCACAGATTATAAATATTATTTTACAGGAAGTTATACAAATGCAAAGAGAACGTCAGTATAACGAAGAACAGGTTAAAAGAAGTAAAGTGGAATCTGAGAAGGCAGCGCTTGTAAAAAAAATGAATGACGATACCCGGAACTCGCTGGAAAAAATAGACTCCCTGCTTAAACAAAATGACGAACTGGTTTCGCAGTACGGAGCGTCCATAGGCGATTATATTGATGAGGGACTTGCAGAAGTGATTGATAGTGAAATGCAGGTAAATAAAGCAATGGAAGGTGTATACAATCGTGCACAGGAAAACATGTGGCCGGAAACAGGTCAGCATACGGATTTACTCACACTCTCCAGACCAGCAATAAACGCTTACGTGGAAATCTGCAGAAATGCCGATGAAAAGCTGGCTTCAGCAGATCAAGAAGCGCGAAAAACCAGACCTTTGGAATTAACACTTTTGGATACCCTCGCAAACAAAGATTATCCCGAAAAAGCTGAGGATTTGGAAGATATTTCCTGGCACTGGATCGCCAACGAAGACATCACAAATACAATTAAGGAAAGAGATATCTTGTTAAATGCAGCACGCTATTCAGGAAATTTAAGAATGAATCTTGCAGCAGCCGAGGAAGGGAAGACCAATCCCCCTGAAAATCCTGCACCAGACGTATCTAGAGAGCCGCTTCAGAGTGAATTCACAACAGAACAGGATAAAAATAAAATAAGTACAATGGAGGTTAAAGCTCCTGAAATGCAAGATAATATGGCTAAAGGTCAGGATTTAGCATCACATGTTTCTGAAGATCCTCATGTGACAAATCCAGATCATACAGCAAATATTGAGGATAAAGTTCAGCAATTGCCTCGAAATACTGCCGCGGTCGGCAATACGACAAAACTTAATGATAGAGCAGAAGAATTATCGCTTGAATCCGTTGGAAATCAACAAAATATAGTGCCTGATAAAAGCGTTCAGGACATACCCGCAGAGAAAAAAGAATTACATGAAGAACCAGAAGTAAAGGCGATCATCGGTGTTCTTGACGCCAATGATCCGTTGACACGAAGAACATTTGAAGCACTTTTAACGTGTGTTTCTACAATGGAGGTGCATGTAAAGTCGCTCTCTGAAGAGACGATTCGCTTAAGACAGGAAATTAAAGAGATGCAGCCATCACCTGAAAAAGAAATGGTGCAGCAGGAAAATCGGAACATGGAAGACCAGGTAGTTGTTATGCAGCAAGATGTTATTGGGCTAAAGAGAGGCATTTTAGAAGGGTGCCGAAAAGCTTTGGATAATTTTAAGCAACATGGCAAGAAAGCCCTGAAAGATTTTTTGAGTTTTCTGCACATTGACAGTGCGTTGGAAAAAGCCCAGGAACATGTTACAGTGAACCTTCGCGAAAATGATCAAACATTAAAAGAGATTGAGGCTATCACAAAAGAATACCATAAATCAGGGCAGCATCTCAAAAATACTGGTCGCATGATCGCGGGAAAAGAGCCGATAGCGGATATTAAGGGGCCAGGTATCATTTCAAAAGCCGTTACGGCGCACTTTAAAGCGGAGCGTTCGTGTTTGAACAAACTGGACAGCAGCATTAGAAAGGCACTGGAAAATATTAAAGGTCTATCACCCGAACAGATTAAAGAAGATTCGTCCATGAACCGAATTTATAACATCATTCAGGGAGACGACGCCGAAGATAGAAATGATGAAGCAGAAGAGATTTTTGATGAAGAAACAGAAGAAAATACTCAGGAAAGCGTTGAAAAAAGCGCTGACGCAGAAGTCGTAAGCCATGGCATATTCAGTGGATTGGAAAATATTGAAGCCATTGATGCTAATATTTTATCGAAGGATAATTCTCAGGATGATGATATTGAAAGGTAG